The region CTACACAAATTCAAATCATAGTAAGTAGTCAGGACAGAACAAGACAGGACAGAACAGACAGTgttgtactgtgtttgacatACTTGGCCGACAGAACCAAATCTGTAAACCGCATTTTCGGATTCATCGTCTTCTGAAGTTGGAGGGGACCAATAAGAATCAAAAGCAACTCCACTAACCTGAAATAAGAAATtaaagatttatttattttttatcttgaaatgtttttttttcttttttttaattgaaattaCAAAATTACGAAATTACCCATGAGTTGTGACCTTCTCCCCATGCTACCACTTTCCGGTCTTCCATACTCCAAACCTGAACTAGATCATCTTCTCCACCAGTCAAAATGTATTTCCCATCCGCactgattaatttaattaaattaaatcaagatttttttttcacttaataaaaaattatgtaaggatgacttttgaaattTTATTACCTCCAGGCACAACATAGAAGGGCACCATAGTAACTTTTTCCACCGCATATCAGTCGTtcatttaaaaaatcaaacacaCGTAaataacctatattaaaaaaaatgaaatcaagATTAAAATATTAAATGACTGAATTAAATATTACGGGGGGCAGATTAGTAATTTACCATCTCTTCCAGCAGTTGCTAAATGTCTTCCATCAGCTGAAAATGAAATGGCATTGATAGGACCTTGGCATATATGCCATCTAGCAATAGGGTTACTCTGTTTGATGAGATAtgtatatattaataaatgtCCAAAAACAAACACAtagttattttatatataaatatataagatatattttcataatataaaaaaaaagttagttATGTGTACCTTACTAGAACGTGCATGTGCAACAGAGAATTGAGTTTGATCCTTTATTACAGGAAATGTAGAGTCACCAGGACCATCTTTGCTctaaatatatcaaaataaaatcaGGGCATTGAATAAAACttaataaaaaagtaaaaaactttaaaaaaaaacatttatgttGAAATTGAAGCTTGCCTTTTCATAAACATACAAGTTTCCATCAGCATGTGCAGCAACAAAAGCACCTTCACGTTCAGGTATCCATGAAATACTCGTGCATCGACTATTTAAAAAAAGATTTGATTGAATCTTGAGAAAATTACTTATAAATATGGTTTATAAGGTCAAAATAACCAAAAAGAAATTGTATTTCATTTGATATGAATCATATGATATGTTTTTTACCTGTTGTTAAGGGTTCCATCTTTGTTGTAATGATGAGCACCAACTAATTTCTTCCCAACATCTTGCAACTGAAGTCTTAAGGATACCGAGTACACTACAAAATATCAAGTGCTAAAAGTGAAAAAGTTGATTGCTTTAGTGTAAAAAATATCTAAAAAAGTATAAATCCATTTCAAATGGAGAATTTGGGGAAAGAAGTTACCATCTCCTGAGTTTAATCCAATCAGTAAATCATGCCCTTCTTTGGCTTTGGAATCAAATGCATGACATATAGGATTTGAATTACCAAAAGTGATTGATTTTATTGGGTCCTGAAAATGTTATTCTGGTTAAGTTTGATACTAATAAATGAATATGCATAAGAATCAAGATTACCTTTTCTTCTGAATTGAGCTCTGAAATGTATAGTGTGTCTCCTACATTGAATATCAAAAAAGTTCCTTTGCCATCTGGAGTATTTGAACCAGGTGTAGAGTTGTTGACACCATTAGTGAGTCCTCCTCCTACATGGCTACTCTTGCTAGTTCCACCGTTTGCTTTACTGCTTGTGCCATTTCCTCCAACAAATCCAAGCATTCGGCTGCCATTGCCACTGCTTCCTAAGAACTTTGATGTCACATATCGCACTCCACTGCTTGCAACGCTATAGCTTGAGTTAGGTTGCAAAGGAGGAGTGTTTGTTGCTGCCTGAACTGGTTGATCCTTGATGTGTGCTAAGGTTATCTGAACACTCACAAAATAAATATGTTTATCGCTGATCCGATTCATGTTCATGTCGATTTTGCATTAGAGAAGAGGTAGGATTGAGATTAGAAATCAAATTATAGGTTTCATGAAGAATATACACTCCCTCCGATCCTTGAGGTAAGCTAGGGTTTGTGTTATTACTCTCAATTATCAAACACTTAtacctaatttcaatttcaacaTCAGCTTATATGAATGATGCTTAACAGACAAGTAATAGTCTGTATCATCTGAACTGAGACAAGTTACAAGTGCGTTTGAAAGAGAACTGATTACCTGCGTGATGGACTTGGCGAGGGCGTAGGGAAGGAGAGAAGAAGGATGGGTTTTGTCTTGATGAAGCTTGTATCGGCCTTCGGGAGTTTTGAAGAAGTTTTTGAGACCGAGAGATTGGGCGGCggtgttagaagaagaagaagcagaagGTTGAGAGGCGGTGTTGGTGGTGGTGGCTGCGGCGGTAGTGGTATTGATCATGGCGACGTTGACTGATAGTGATCGGAAGGAGAAGGTTCATGGCAATCGGAAATCGTGTTCGCCCATTGGTGAAGGTTGGACTTTGGAGTTGCAGTTCAATCTGTTGCCATGGCCGATGCGAGCGCACCCCTCTTGCCCATCTGTTTTTCTTATTAATTAATTTGGGGAATGCTAAAAAATatcaactttatttttaaaaagctTTCTGTTACATagttatatttttatttcattttattcaatattatatatttaaactGTTTTTTGTTATCAACGTGTTATGTTTTACAATTTTATTCAATAAAGATTAATGTTACCATTATGACATTCATCTAGGGTAAGTCTTTAAGGAAAATTAACACATTAGCTCAACGATATATTTCGATTTTGCTTTTTCAGTCCCTTAACTTATTTTTGTGTTTTATAAGAGAATAAAGTTGTTAGTAACATGTCCATTTAATCCATGTAACCTAAATCAGCCGGTGGAAACTGCCACATATACATATGCAACCAAATAATGACATGGATAGCTAATTTCCAGTTTTGACTTCATAAAGATATTTGACCAAAGAGCCAATGATAATGATCAAAAACCATCTTGAAACTTTGCATTTTGAGGCAAGACAAGAACTCTCGTCCAAACAAGTCCTTCGATGCTATTACTCTCATCGTCATCTGCTTCCTTCCCCCACTCCGGGGATTGCAAGGTGGTCGGCGATGTAGGGTGGAATACAACAGCCAATGAGTTCCGATAAAAGTCACATTGTCATCGAAATCCGATGTAttaattgaaagaaaaaaaattcaccgGAACAGAAGAATAAGTCTCACTGAGATAGAAAGCATAATAAACATAAAAGAAGCTCTATATATGGTTGTGTGAAGTCTACCAGATTCTCCCGTCGTCGCCTGCTTCATTGACCCGTTAGTAATCGAGGTCGATCAGAGGATGTTCTTCTAACATCCAATCATAAGTGTAGGCCATGGGTAATACATTCACCGTTGTCGGAGGACACTCATATCGATGTTCAACCGCATGTTGCTCGGCCCATGACGGATTTTGAAGGCTAAAGAAGTTTGTTGTCGAACTACCCCCATTTCGCTGACCCAACGTGGTCCATGAGGCTATAAAACAAGGCTTCTCGATACTTGAGTTTTTGCGATAGATTTGGGTGGAATGTAAAGCTTGCATGTTCGTAATAAGTCTAAGAGGGTTGAAAAACAATATGGGTTCCAATCAATGAAGTGTTCTCCGACGGGATTGATTTGAAGGTCCTAGTTTTCATCAAACATGGATCCGATGTAAGATTCCCGACCGACGAAGGCTAGGGTTGTGATAGTGGTATCTAAGATGCTTAAATTTCTAAGAAATTGGGATGTGGGTATTATAAGAGTGTTGATTTTTTCAAAGGTATCGACTGAAATTGATCAGATAGATATAAGACGATTTTATCCAGGGATGTTAACGTGGATGATGACATATCACATCTCGTTTAAAATCAAAAGATTATCTTATGTGGTCCCACAAAAATATACAATATACAAATGGGTAACTGGGTTACCTCTTCATTTTGTCCAAAATGACCAAATTGGACTGATAAAAAGCATTTTGTTTTCTTAAAATGTAcgaaaaaaaaactttaaggaCTTAACGAGCAAAGTCGTAATACATAATAGCACCGTTGCATCATTTTCCCTTTTCCAAACTCAAAGACTATTCAAAACGGGGGTTCTAACTTCTAAGCTCTTATGTTGTGGCGAaatcatttttgtatttttgttaaGACTATTTATGTAACTTTATTTTACAAAGGGACAATTTCTAAAACTTTGTTACAAACAGACTAACTTTTTATCATATATGTACCATTTCTGTAATTTCGTCTATTTCCTATGGAGGAATAATTTCTATAATTTTGTATTAGAGTGATAATCGTTTTTGTAATTTTACTATTAATATAGACCAAAAAAAAGAATTCTCACATAAGGACCAGTTTGTCATTTTGTGTATTTGAAAATTACTAGGACCAAAACTATAATCCAataatttcaataaaaaaaagaaacaagATTTGACCTAGAAAATAATAACCAACATTTAATAAATGTTATATTAAAAAGACATCATCTTTATATTCTAATATTAACAATTAATTTGGATGCTTATTTGTTGCATAGATGTCAATATGGTGGTCCATGTAACCGAGTCTAAAATTTTTTGATCCATTAAAGTCGAAATTGAATATTGCATACCGTAGGAAGCCTGTGAGATATTTCATTCATTTATATCGAATCAGACAAAGCATCATGAGAAAGTTGGATAATTTGTGATTTTGTGCCTTTAATTGTGCATAGTCATGATAATTTTGTGTCTTGTTCTACTTAACATGTTTTCTTCCAAATTGGTATGGTTGTCTTATTAAAATAATCATGTTTAGTgcttaaaaagttaaaaataattctGTCACTCGTGTGGATACCAAGTTATAATAAGTATTCTACAAGCTTGCAAGTAAATTTAGAGActagtttatatgatatggtatTTCGGTCACGATCTTGTAATATATAAACAATCACATAAAATTCCGATTTTGACAACCTTAGATGAATGGATACTCCTTGATAGATTTACCATgccttaatattatatatatatatatatatatatatatatatatatatatatatatatatatatatatatatatacccagtATATTTAGTTAACATGATATAATTTGTTGTGGAAAGATGACAAAGTTGTTGGGATTTGATTGATTCGTAAATACTTTAAAGAATCAATAagataatgaaaaatacaatttaattttttatttacctCAACAGTTGAATCTAATTAAATAGACAATGATAACCATTAAAACAACCATACGATGTTTGAGGTTCTTTCATTGCTATGCAGGGATCCATTGATGCAGAGGACGATAATTACAGTTGATTATCACTATCAGTATTCAAACGAGCATATATGAAATGTTGATAGACGCCAACTTGATCAAAATAGTTTTTCTCTTCTTGTTTGCTTGTAGCTGACTACCACTAAGGTTATGAGAGGGGGTGCACGTCGTTTCCAATGGAGGAAGAGGATAGAGGATCAAAGTTTCACTTAATGATATGGGTGTAAACGAATTGAACATTCAACGAACCGTTCGTGATTCGTTTGACGGTaagttcgtttatttaataaacaaaCGAACATGAGCAAGATTGTTCGTTCATTtagttaaacaaacaaacatgaaAATTGATGTTGTTCTTTCATTTATGTTTGTGAGCGTTTGTTCATTTatatttgtttgtttatgttcgtttataTTCATTTTTTTACGTTTGTTTAGATGTGTGTGTGAGTAACAAATATGGTATTTTCAGTTGCAACAAAACACCATCAATGCAAGTTATATGATCAATAAAATCGGTCCAAAGCAATAAGTAATCAACCAATAACGATACTAGAATTTTTAGCGTGGAAACCTCTCGAGAAAAGGAGAGTAAAACCACATGACTACTAGAGTCGCTTCAAATCCACTATCACCAATATTTGAGCAATACAAATTTATAGCACCCGAGTCGCCAGGTATGAAGTTTATGACTTTGTCTATTTTCAATTCAAGTTAAGGTAGTGGAAGGATGGTGAGTACACTTGGCATACATTATGTACGTATGGCGTACTCATTGCATGCGCGTCATCGGGGGATCCTCAACGTACGATGGGCGTAATCAAGTCAGGggaaaaacctaatttttaggttttgcaccctatttaaagtccttaattcCCCCATAATCTTCACCCTCTCAACCTCTGTAACACCCGGTTTAGAAGGTGCTCGGTTGCGACTTTCGGAGGCCAAGGGTTTAAGCATAATCTGTCGATTCGGCCTTTTATGGGTCTCGGGTCTTATTCGGAAGGTTGTAGGGCTTGGACATTGAGCTGGGAGCGTAGGGTTTCTcatcaccttttcgtggatatgaagTTCGTAGGAAACAaacttagaatgaagaagttatagtaCTTTGAAGATATTGGCATTTTTGGTCCTTAGTAGAGAAAAGTGGCTAGGAgatcccatgcatgcaaggtggccaACACAAGAGCACACCCAAGGTAAGTTGGAGTACACCCAGCGTGGAGGGGATAAGTGGTCGCGGGTGTTggagacgtacgcccagcgtacgagaagtacgcccaacgtacgctcaaagtccctaaaccctaatttttagggtgtgccactatataaagaacattataccctcAAGGGCCAGCCTCCTTCTCACCCTTAGACAGTtttcacgaaaccctaatcttctttgagtgttcttggagcttggaaggctttgtgagagcattttggtgttttggatcCACCATTCAAGGAAGCAAAGGTCAAGGCAAGGTGTTGGTGCAAAAGAGAAGTTTCAGATCTGGGATTTCTGCTTGACTTCAGAccttttcaaggtataaagtcATGAGATTGATGattaatctcttagatctctcttaGGATGAGTTTATGGACTCTTTTGGTCCTACGATTGGATCTTTATGAATCAAGCACATTTTCTAAgtctagggttgccacccttagtatcatatgagtcccataagcagtaaagtttcaatctttaggGCTCATTTgtggccatgcatgagatctagcccttTTCATGGAGGTTTGTTGTCACATTTCAAGTTTGGGCTCATTTGGTggattgcaagccaccaagtaatcaactttatggattaagatgtcGAAGAGGACTTGGATATATTATTGTAGCTGCTGGAATggggtattaagcacttaatggaaaagtagcttaacagaggagtacattgggcgtacatgcaggtacgcaCATCGTACACCACCTTCAGCCAATACGCTTAGTGTACAAGGGAGTATGCCCCATGTACTCATCAGTTATGGGcttggagtgttttgggcctcgggTTGGGCCAGGAAGTGGACTTTAGGACTTGGGGCCTTAGTGGACCATCAGAAGTCAGATGTTTTGGGCCAGgaatatgtttgggcttaaggtaaggcccattagagggattgggcccaatttcgaaaatttggccattagtgggccactagtaggcttggaaagcctacctagtgttgggcttttgttttgggATTGAGCCTTAGTTTGGATCATACTGggccaggggtagaatggtcattttacccccatgcatggattaaggaatATGGTATTGGGGCCcacttgctaattgggtatattgataGCTCAGGAAGGGGACAGAGTAGCAACTAAGGATTTCTTTAAGGATGCTtctacattcgaggtgagttttctcaccttaccaatgggtctaaggcaccaaggccggccccttTTGTGATAGTCGGTATATTTGCTGTGTAGAGGTGTGTGGCATATTCATGCATTGAtacgtggtagagatagcttttacagCTAATGGTAGAGGTAGCCTTTACgactaatggtagagatagcctttacggctaatggtagagatagcctttacggctaatggtagagatagcctttatggctaaaggtagagatagcctttgtggctaatggtagagatagcttttgtggctaattgatatgtgatatgtggtggaggtagcttttatagctaattgatatgtattatgtggtaaaggtagcttttatagctaattgatatgtgttatgtggtagaggtagcttttatagctaattgatatgtgttatgtggtagaggtagcttttatagctaatatgatatgtggattgtctggggtatgctttggggaactcactaagcattagcttacaggttgtggatttgtttcaggtacttcaggttccaagggcaagggcaaggcgtgatggcacGACGTGCACTCTCTCTCAGGCGCTTTCACGGGACACTCTAATGTttggaataaaagttgtatttgacttatgttttgaaAGCAATTATAACCGGATTTCTTAATGTATGGAAATATGTTTGATGATtcgaaaatgaaaaatttctgtgaaaaattgggtcgttactgttggatatagtgtctaagtccataactatatttggtatgtacttgacccgacccggcatggtccatttgggttgcacttcaccctaacaatttatggataatcttttgagaatagtataagttatgatttattaatatattataagttctaatatattaatataagatcatattatttaattagtattgatctataattaatctaggattaatttagagatcaaaagtattactaaatAAATATGGGCTGCTATATTTacatagtgtgggctaatgctcatttggaatgggctaggcttgcatggaaagtccatggatactccacggagctttaacccatggatctcatggaaatgaagagacatgggtattagggtttacatggatgtaaccctaatccaccacactatataaaggaggctttggttcttgaaatcacacgagttgaggtgagtaaagcaagagggccgatttcaagatagttgtgactattctctcaaagttccaagtttgtggtgatttgtgatttccatttgaggcatccacactattggtgctaggctctaaaactccaagcaatcaactacaactacaaggtaagtaattctactagctttatttgattcaagttccccataccatgctagataggataagaaccctagaaaataattatttgcatgtatcttagtcaaacatagatccaaggtttattaggattgcatgtacacttaggaagtgttagaatgctcaaaatccatcagttACAACCTCCATTGTCCTTCTAGTGCAAATATCGAACCTTAGCTTGCTTGAGTGCATCTTTAAGCTTACCTTGGCTATTTTGGTGATCTTTGTTGGTATTGAAGAATGAAGAAAGGTTGGGAAAAAGCAAAGGAGAagaaagagcttgtagatcctgAAGTTTGGCACCATTTCTAGCCCATTAAAGAtataaagtttgaaccttgaTCATTtcaagcttagatctaggtttaggTTAGAAAATGGTATCTTTTGGTCCCATAGTTGGATTCTTGGAGTATGAGAAAATTCAGGTCATATGAGGTGTCCTTTTGGACTCTTGGAAGTGTTTTGAGTCATAAAATCGGATCTTGATGGTTAAGtctcaaccatgcaagtgttagtaACCATCCAAGTTTGTTTATGGACTTAATTCATGATTTGAACCCCATCCTTGCTTGCAAAAGCATAAATTTTgtaactttatggcttaagacgtTATTAGggacttggatctaagttttggaTGTTAGGACTTAATGTGTTAAGTCATGGTAGTGTGTTTTGGTTGGCAGactagtacgccaagcgtactacAAAGTACGATGTGTGTACTAGGTTAGCATCCCGACTCCAGATCAACAccagcgtacgttgggcgtacaagccaagTACATCGTGCGTATGCGGTATGTGGGCTCAAATGATTTGTGGGCTCGTGTTTATGTTGGGCCTTGGACTTGTTTAGGTTGGGCCTCAAGCCTAACAGTTGTAACAAGACATTTTTGGACCTAAGACCATTCTAGGTGTTCTTAGGCCATATTAGGCCTTAGAGGCCCTATAGTGGGCATGGATgcctttttgggtttttttttggaTTTGGACCTTGGAGGAAAGGAGGCCCAGTTAAGCAAAGgtaaatgtaacaccgtaaattttcaaacaaaaaatttcatttaaaaaaccAATTATCTcatttcaaaatcacaaaattccacaaacaacaagttatcaaaacacATGTCCCAAAACTGTTTATAACACAAATCTaggatcctccaaaaacatatctccaactcgGGTGTGCgtactgtaacgcctgtgtttatgggcttgtcattaatagcaatgtaatagtctaggttaacctttgtaacacgttttgaaataatagaagtgtattatttgagtattatgtgttttgtgcttaactgtgtgacttaattgaattaagtatgaaaataagcttcaaaatgaaatgttagaaaatcccgatatctatgaaggatgtggtagtggtcgtggcgaggttttcgaatatataaagaatgccgaaatccgagttataacaaagaagttatgacctgtcgaagtttcgtgacagaaccggcacgacgccgaatgacgtaaaatacaaatctagatagagcgatatctagccttagtaatctaaacgaaagtcatagagttcattaaaccgagagcgtgcatcaaaagaatgcccaaatctaacttcgtatgaggaagttatgatttttcgaagtttcggcttagcagtagacagcctgAATACTTTATtcgagatcgagcggtttttagccaaaacaatctaaacgagaatcgaagatctcatcaatggtagtgcaatggtaaaaagacagatgaaaacagacgttggatgaagaagttatgaatttataacggagttttcctgtcccggcctactaaaaataatatatttataatatattaaaaataaagtcaaaattagccaacggagtctaaatgagagttgtagatcataatctcacctacgcgtggatataaagaacgtaaaaaacggagcttgtatgcaaaagttatgaatttctgaagttcggagcGTGAACCCCAAGGCTGagtcagttcacgaggtgagcatTAGTGAATCACGAGGTGAACAGATGATGGATgtcttccagggcaagtggccatgacAAATGCAATGACGTatcgagctcacgaggtgaatattagaaactcacgaggtgagaattaaaaactcacgaggtgagtttagcaaattcaccctataaatagaattcaagggtcagccgatttaggttgctcatctcttactgtcccactcccgatactctctctaagccttattttaaccccccgaagccccgatatcattcccgagacccgaagcgagtcccgaagcccgaagatcccgagaagaaaagagttcccGAGCCGaatctctgcccgcgagaagtccagtttttgtgaagatcttccagatctatcgaataatactacttctacaaatcgtagtgctatccgatcatcttctgatcaagtgagtgtgtagttactttcttctaacgcataattacgaagtattttatacgaaatacgtgttatgtgtatattttgttgttatatgtgtgaatatatattcactttcttctatctcatagatatgatttattctctatgaaatacgtgttatgtgtgcgtgTCTCATctattgtttggaatatgtattgaatgagaatgctatacaggttttaaagtatgtataaaaatatatatttttatctactaatatgttgggtagaacataggtagatagttgatgtgtgataaacagatgagaggcctcgatgttgttgttgttgatctagttattcagcggagtatggataacgaccacaaactctttctagacagtcatgtggaacgttagcaggttcataacctgtaggtgttgtgaacgatgtgttcaccggtgtactctatccccttcatggttgcctttaggatatctattgttgaggaaaccccttagcagtaatgtccgtcctgatgaaaatcctagattaggtctcttgagatagatgttgttttagggacataaagtgaggataacgagaatgggtaatcgggttattgttggttggtgaaattaaatataattatttgttgtgggttgaaaaccctatatgctcaccaggctcccaagcctgacccacttagttttatttgtattacaggaagtggcacaagggcataagatggatgaatcatcaagttgttttgtttatgagcctgtatatgtatataactgttgtatgGCTTGTAATATGTCGTTTATGctttttgatctgtatcggaacatgacatcccgaatattgttatataatgaaaatgtatctcttgatgaaatgctttgataaactttattttatcatattttgttttgggaacaaattccgcaactcttttaaatcaattgatttactttgaaattattttaaaagcataaatgaaaccggtcttttctggccgtgattttggggatgtcacacgtacAATCAAGTtagtgccttcccgtgatcctgagaggtacctgaaacacataacacataacacggtaagcatgaagcttagcgagttccccaaaataccacgcacatcacattagccactcgaggctaactcaaAATGACCCTCcgttcaatgtgtctcagtggacacCCTTCGGTCCCACAACTtaggtggaccctccggtcctaactcaataagctcataataatgatactcaacataaatcacaaagacataatgtagaatatcacaatacacaagtaagcacataagagcCCTt is a window of Lactuca sativa cultivar Salinas chromosome 1, Lsat_Salinas_v11, whole genome shotgun sequence DNA encoding:
- the LOC111881078 gene encoding probable catabolite repression protein creC is translated as MINTTTAAATTTNTASQPSASSSSNTAAQSLGLKNFFKTPEGRYKLHQDKTHPSSLLPYALAKSITQITLAHIKDQPVQAATNTPPLQPNSSYSVASSGVRYVTSKFLGSSGNGSRMLGFVGGNGTSSKANGGTSKSSHVGGGLTNGVNNSTPGSNTPDGKGTFLIFNVGDTLYISELNSEEKDPIKSITFGNSNPICHAFDSKAKEGHDLLIGLNSGDVYSVSLRLQLQDVGKKLVGAHHYNKDGTLNNSRCTSISWIPEREGAFVAAHADGNLYVYEKSKDGPGDSTFPVIKDQTQFSVAHARSSKSNPIARWHICQGPINAISFSADGRHLATAGRDGYLRVFDFLNERLICGGKSYYGALLCCAWSADGKYILTGGEDDLVQVWSMEDRKVVAWGEGHNSWVSGVAFDSYWSPPTSEDDESENAVYRFGSVGQDTQLLLWDLVMDELVVPLRRPPGGSPTYSRTQSSHWDNVVPVGTLQPAPSTKDVPKLAPLVAHRVHSEPLSGLVFSQESIFTASRDGHVKIWMRPGSSDCQVSSSDSCTPVKSLK